One window from the genome of Enterococcus haemoperoxidus ATCC BAA-382 encodes:
- a CDS encoding phospho-sugar mutase, translated as MSWEQVYEQWVNEENIPENLKKELKDLKADPEKCEDAFYAPLEFGTAGMRGILGAGINRMNIFTIRQATEGLARFMDAEGIETKRRGVAIAYDSRHMSPEFAMEAAKTLAQHDIPAFVFESLRPTPELSFAVRYLNAFSGIMITASHNPAAYNGYKVYGADGGQMPPADADALTKYVREVENPLKVEVLADDQAKESDLITIIGEEVDAAYLKEVKTVTINQGLINEMGKELKLVYTPLHGTGKMLGEKALKQAGFEKFMLVPEQAIADPDFTTVKSPNPEEHSAFEYAIRLGEKEDADLLIATDPDADRLGAAVRLPNGTYQVLTGNQLGSIMIQYILEAHKQAGTLPENAVVLKSIVSSELATAITAKYNTKMVDVLTGFKFIAEKIEQYEEDYSQTFMFGFEESYGYLVKSFVRDKDAIQALVLLAEVAAFYKKQGKTLYDGLQDIFKEYGYFEEKTISVTLSGIEGSEKIKALMKKFREEAPTSFADIKMKQTEDFKELTRTFADGKVEVLTTPPSDVLKYFLEDGSWIAIRPSGTEPKIKFYLATKAASQKEADQKIKNFEQAVNALTE; from the coding sequence ATGTCTTGGGAACAAGTCTATGAACAATGGGTAAATGAAGAAAATATACCAGAAAACTTAAAAAAAGAATTGAAAGATTTAAAAGCAGATCCAGAAAAATGTGAGGATGCTTTTTATGCGCCATTAGAATTTGGAACAGCAGGTATGCGTGGGATTTTAGGTGCCGGCATCAATCGAATGAATATTTTTACGATTCGTCAAGCAACGGAAGGGTTAGCTCGTTTCATGGATGCTGAAGGAATTGAGACTAAGCGCCGTGGCGTTGCAATCGCTTATGATTCTCGACACATGTCACCAGAATTTGCAATGGAAGCAGCCAAAACCTTAGCGCAACATGATATTCCTGCATTTGTTTTTGAAAGTTTAAGGCCAACGCCCGAGTTATCTTTTGCTGTTCGCTATTTGAACGCATTTTCAGGGATTATGATCACTGCATCTCACAATCCAGCAGCTTATAATGGATATAAAGTTTACGGGGCAGATGGTGGACAAATGCCGCCAGCTGATGCTGATGCTCTCACTAAATACGTTCGTGAAGTCGAGAACCCATTAAAAGTAGAAGTTTTAGCAGATGATCAAGCCAAAGAGAGCGATTTGATCACAATCATTGGTGAAGAAGTCGATGCGGCCTACTTAAAAGAAGTTAAGACAGTTACGATCAACCAAGGATTAATCAATGAAATGGGCAAAGAGTTGAAACTTGTATACACACCATTGCATGGTACAGGAAAAATGCTTGGTGAAAAAGCATTGAAACAAGCAGGCTTTGAAAAATTCATGCTAGTTCCAGAACAAGCAATTGCTGATCCAGATTTTACAACAGTCAAATCTCCTAATCCAGAAGAACATTCTGCTTTTGAATATGCAATTCGCTTAGGAGAAAAAGAAGATGCCGATTTATTGATTGCAACAGATCCTGATGCTGACCGCTTAGGTGCAGCAGTTCGATTACCTAATGGAACTTATCAAGTGTTAACAGGTAACCAATTAGGCTCGATCATGATCCAATATATTTTAGAAGCACATAAACAAGCTGGAACATTACCGGAAAATGCTGTTGTCTTGAAATCGATCGTGTCTAGTGAACTAGCTACTGCGATCACAGCAAAATACAATACAAAAATGGTAGATGTTTTAACTGGATTTAAGTTTATCGCAGAAAAAATCGAACAATATGAAGAAGATTATTCACAAACCTTTATGTTTGGTTTTGAAGAGAGCTATGGTTATTTAGTGAAATCCTTCGTTCGTGATAAAGATGCAATTCAAGCACTCGTTTTACTAGCGGAAGTTGCAGCTTTCTATAAAAAACAAGGCAAGACACTTTATGATGGTTTGCAAGACATTTTTAAAGAGTATGGTTATTTTGAAGAAAAAACAATTTCAGTAACCTTAAGTGGGATCGAAGGCAGCGAAAAGATCAAAGCTCTAATGAAAAAATTCCGTGAGGAAGCGCCAACTTCATTTGCTGATATCAAGATGAAACAAACGGAAGATTTCAAAGAATTAACAAGAACTTTCGCTGATGGAAAAGTCGAAGTATTAACGACACCTCCATCTGATGTGCTAAAATATTTCTTGGAAGATGGTAGTTGGATTGCGATTCGTCCATCTGGAACTGAACCCAAGATTAAATTTTATTTGGCAACGAAAGCTGCTTCTCAAAAAGAAGCTGATCAAAAAATCAAGAATTTTGAACAAGCAGTTAATGCGTTAACAGAATAA
- a CDS encoding nitroreductase family protein, translating into MNKTIEILQTRRSHRDFDENHRLSKEELQAILDAARQAPSWMNGQFYSIIVIQDEKIREQLVKWNPGNAHMMKGSVFLLFVGDLYRTKMVSSAHESSYSIDESIEPIILATTDAALALENAVIAAESLGLGSVVVGSIRKHGKEISQLLDLPEKTFPLFGLSIGKPIVEMKVKPRLPEPAVIHYDKYQPYAYTLIEQYNQTMEAFGEARETKRWSQKFSDYFAAKPQMITDQLLRMRGLLK; encoded by the coding sequence ATGAATAAAACAATCGAGATCTTACAAACTCGCCGCAGTCATCGTGATTTTGACGAGAATCATAGATTATCAAAAGAAGAACTTCAAGCGATATTAGATGCGGCTCGCCAAGCGCCAAGTTGGATGAATGGACAATTTTACAGCATTATCGTCATCCAAGATGAGAAGATTCGAGAACAATTGGTTAAGTGGAATCCCGGCAATGCACATATGATGAAAGGCTCTGTTTTTTTACTATTCGTTGGAGACCTTTATCGTACAAAAATGGTTAGCTCAGCGCATGAAAGTTCATATTCGATCGATGAAAGTATCGAACCAATTATTTTAGCTACAACAGACGCCGCTTTAGCGCTTGAAAATGCTGTGATTGCTGCAGAAAGTTTAGGATTGGGTTCAGTTGTTGTTGGAAGCATCCGCAAACATGGAAAAGAAATCAGTCAATTACTAGATTTGCCTGAGAAGACATTTCCACTGTTTGGTTTGAGTATTGGCAAACCAATCGTTGAGATGAAAGTCAAACCCCGTTTGCCTGAACCTGCCGTTATTCATTATGACAAATATCAGCCTTACGCATATACCTTGATTGAACAATACAATCAGACCATGGAAGCGTTTGGTGAAGCGAGAGAAACAAAACGCTGGAGTCAGAAATTTTCTGATTACTTTGCAGCGAAACCACAAATGATCACAGATCAACTATTGCGAATGCGAGGGTTGTTAAAATAA
- a CDS encoding PLP-dependent aminotransferase family protein produces the protein MWSLNKEKGVPIYVSIIELILSYIKNGDLLPGERLPSERKLANYFQVNRSTVVHALDELVALGWIIRKQGSGTIVNEGKWGISTTPRTDWRRYLEQNAFAKIDPFTEQIEWLIKHSDADVLDLYTGELPLDLIPSFSFPLLTWKHFLEEEQQDDLGYLPLRQSISRETEKEYGFSLASESLLITSGAQQALFLILQVLLHSGDSVAIEDPSFLYALPIFQAAGIRLYGVKTDQDGICLDSLEKVIRQHRVKMVMVNPSFQNPTGTTMSMDRRKALVKLCQNYQIPILEDDVFAKLNFVSSDQIQPLKKLDPENVLYIGSLSKILGSTTKIGWLSAPTSVNQQLAEARKMMDFSLSIFPQLLANLALTDKDFSDKVSHLRQNVEQRGKAVFDVLNKMDEWEVSMPKGGFYIWAKWKHGKLQQKDWAYFLQEGLLIAPSFFFGEKQDSIRINFTRVNEEKLLLFETKLLKVTKKITLDSSTL, from the coding sequence ATGTGGTCACTAAATAAAGAAAAAGGTGTTCCAATATACGTAAGTATCATTGAATTAATTCTCTCTTACATAAAAAATGGCGATCTTCTCCCAGGTGAACGATTACCCTCAGAAAGAAAACTAGCAAATTATTTTCAAGTAAATAGATCTACAGTGGTACATGCTTTAGATGAGCTTGTTGCTTTAGGTTGGATCATTAGGAAACAAGGAAGCGGAACTATCGTCAACGAAGGAAAGTGGGGAATCAGCACAACACCAAGAACAGATTGGCGTCGTTACCTAGAACAAAATGCTTTCGCTAAAATCGATCCATTCACGGAACAAATCGAATGGCTGATCAAGCACTCTGATGCGGACGTCTTAGATTTATACACGGGAGAATTGCCGTTAGATCTAATTCCAAGTTTCTCATTTCCGCTATTGACATGGAAACATTTTTTGGAAGAAGAACAGCAAGACGACTTAGGTTATCTGCCGTTAAGACAATCCATCAGCCGCGAAACTGAAAAAGAGTATGGCTTTTCTCTTGCTTCAGAAAGTCTACTAATTACATCGGGTGCACAACAAGCTTTATTTTTGATTTTACAAGTATTATTGCATTCTGGGGATAGTGTTGCTATTGAAGATCCATCTTTTCTTTACGCACTTCCAATTTTCCAAGCAGCCGGCATCCGTCTCTATGGTGTGAAAACAGATCAAGATGGCATTTGTCTTGATTCTCTTGAAAAAGTGATTCGTCAACACCGCGTCAAAATGGTCATGGTGAATCCATCATTTCAAAATCCCACAGGGACAACAATGTCGATGGATCGCCGAAAAGCCTTAGTTAAACTATGCCAAAATTACCAAATTCCGATTTTAGAAGACGATGTTTTTGCTAAATTAAATTTTGTTTCTTCAGACCAAATCCAGCCGTTAAAAAAACTAGATCCCGAAAATGTTCTATATATCGGTTCTCTTTCCAAAATACTTGGTTCAACAACTAAAATCGGCTGGTTGAGTGCGCCAACGTCAGTGAATCAGCAATTAGCAGAAGCAAGAAAAATGATGGATTTTTCTTTAAGCATTTTCCCTCAACTCTTAGCTAATTTGGCATTAACAGACAAAGACTTTTCAGATAAAGTTTCTCATTTGAGGCAAAATGTAGAGCAAAGAGGGAAAGCAGTGTTTGATGTTTTGAATAAAATGGATGAATGGGAAGTAAGTATGCCTAAAGGTGGTTTTTATATATGGGCAAAATGGAAACATGGGAAATTACAGCAAAAAGATTGGGCGTATTTTTTACAAGAAGGCTTGCTGATTGCACCGAGTTTCTTTTTTGGTGAAAAACAAGACAGCATACGAATCAATTTTACTAGAGTGAATGAAGAAAAATTGTTGCTATTTGAAACAAAATTACTCAAAGTCACCAAAAAAATAACTTTGGATTCGTCAACACTATGA
- the thiD gene encoding bifunctional hydroxymethylpyrimidine kinase/phosphomethylpyrimidine kinase has protein sequence MIKKVLTVAGSDSSGGAGIQADLKTFEEYGTFGFSALTSIVTMDPDEGWSHLVTPIDPELVDKQLKTIFAGGVLDAMKTGMLGTVEAIEITRHYIDKFAMENIVIDPVMACKGTSELLQPENVATMTRLLLPKATITTPNLVEAGILSGLGDLTSIDQMKEAAKKILDLGPKNVVIKGGHRLKSDKAIDLFYDGNDFTIFENELFRTDYNHGAGCTFAAAVTAGLAKGYSVADAVSLAKKFVAAAIKNGQKINPFLGHVWHGAYNQAQNRMTKN, from the coding sequence ATGATCAAAAAAGTATTAACAGTAGCTGGTTCTGATTCTAGCGGTGGTGCAGGTATTCAAGCGGATTTAAAAACGTTTGAAGAATATGGAACATTTGGTTTTTCAGCTTTGACTAGTATTGTGACGATGGATCCTGATGAAGGCTGGAGTCATTTGGTTACCCCAATTGATCCAGAGTTAGTAGATAAACAATTAAAGACAATATTTGCAGGTGGTGTTCTTGATGCCATGAAAACTGGGATGCTTGGTACAGTTGAAGCAATTGAGATTACTCGACATTACATCGATAAATTTGCAATGGAAAATATTGTGATCGACCCTGTTATGGCATGCAAAGGAACTAGCGAGTTATTACAACCAGAAAATGTAGCTACCATGACTCGTTTACTTTTACCTAAAGCAACGATCACTACACCTAATCTAGTTGAAGCTGGAATTTTATCTGGATTGGGCGATTTAACTTCAATTGATCAAATGAAAGAAGCGGCAAAAAAAATCCTTGACTTAGGCCCTAAAAATGTTGTGATAAAAGGTGGACATCGTTTGAAATCTGATAAAGCAATTGATCTTTTTTATGATGGAAATGATTTTACCATCTTTGAAAATGAACTTTTCCGAACAGATTATAACCATGGAGCTGGCTGTACATTTGCTGCAGCTGTAACTGCTGGTCTTGCAAAAGGTTATTCAGTTGCTGATGCTGTATCTTTGGCTAAAAAATTTGTAGCTGCCGCTATCAAAAATGGGCAAAAAATCAATCCTTTTCTTGGACACGTTTGGCATGGCGCATATAATCAAGCGCAAAATAGAATGACAAAAAATTAA
- a CDS encoding ECF transporter S component, with protein MNQKSSTTSIVLVGLFAALTILGTMIKIPMPTGAFVHLGNSVSLLAVLLIGYKKGALAGGLGFAIFDVLNGFAAEAPYFILESFIVGGAATLMILFFHKNIDTIWKIIAVAAVTGIAKIIMTQLKNTVMGLLAGADFNVAFASALSKLPATFINVATTIVIVTLAYFPLKKAMNVIFTRQSF; from the coding sequence ATGAATCAAAAAAGTTCAACAACTTCTATCGTACTTGTCGGCTTATTTGCTGCCTTGACTATTCTTGGAACGATGATTAAAATTCCTATGCCGACTGGTGCGTTTGTTCATTTAGGTAATTCTGTCTCATTGCTAGCAGTACTTTTAATTGGATACAAAAAAGGAGCTTTAGCTGGTGGGTTAGGGTTTGCTATATTTGATGTCTTAAATGGATTTGCAGCTGAAGCACCTTACTTTATTTTAGAAAGTTTTATTGTTGGTGGTGCAGCTACTTTGATGATTTTATTTTTCCATAAAAATATTGATACTATTTGGAAAATCATTGCGGTTGCAGCTGTAACTGGAATTGCCAAAATTATTATGACGCAACTAAAAAACACTGTAATGGGCCTTCTTGCAGGTGCAGATTTTAATGTAGCTTTTGCAAGTGCCTTATCTAAATTACCAGCAACCTTCATTAATGTTGCTACGACCATCGTTATTGTGACACTCGCTTATTTCCCTTTAAAGAAAGCAATGAACGTCATTTTTACAAGGCAATCATTTTAA
- a CDS encoding permease prefix domain 1-containing protein, whose protein sequence is MKTIQDYIDSLFLGIAETNQTKQLKEDLLASAEDRYEDLKSQGKSENEAIGGVISEFGSIDELLEEMNIKQEFIEEKGYELDEITIEESFDFLKVCHRAATLIGLGVMVIILGVAALFVSMALYGEGVAEGLGLLFVFLGAAVGVPLFIIAGTSLSNTNKKLDDRFISIQVKNEIKKRKDAFQRSFIFCMVAGVVLCILSIIPVVFFGTIYGEVFFGMACLLILASFGVFFFIFGGVIMGSFTKMLEQTYFISDEGELGPRAKAERDSKRPVWFQTIEKIYWPIIVAVFLCQGFLLGNWGSNWIIFPVAGIIFGILESIFSKNE, encoded by the coding sequence ATGAAAACAATCCAGGATTATATTGATAGCTTATTTTTAGGGATAGCTGAAACAAATCAAACAAAACAATTAAAAGAAGACTTATTAGCAAGTGCGGAAGATCGATATGAAGATTTAAAAAGTCAAGGGAAGTCTGAAAACGAAGCAATTGGAGGTGTAATTTCAGAATTTGGCTCGATCGATGAATTGCTAGAAGAAATGAATATTAAGCAAGAATTCATTGAGGAAAAAGGATATGAGTTAGACGAAATTACGATCGAAGAATCATTCGATTTTCTTAAAGTTTGCCACAGAGCGGCTACACTGATTGGTTTAGGCGTAATGGTTATCATTTTAGGAGTAGCTGCACTTTTTGTCAGTATGGCATTGTATGGCGAAGGTGTCGCTGAAGGACTAGGCTTATTATTTGTTTTCTTAGGAGCTGCAGTGGGCGTGCCGCTATTTATTATCGCTGGAACGAGCCTATCTAATACTAACAAAAAATTGGATGATCGCTTTATTTCAATTCAAGTAAAGAATGAGATCAAAAAAAGAAAGGATGCTTTTCAGCGTTCGTTTATTTTTTGCATGGTGGCTGGGGTCGTATTGTGCATCTTATCTATCATACCTGTGGTCTTTTTTGGAACGATATATGGGGAAGTATTTTTTGGTATGGCTTGTCTATTAATTCTTGCTTCATTTGGAGTTTTCTTCTTCATTTTTGGTGGTGTGATCATGGGAAGTTTCACCAAGATGCTTGAACAAACCTATTTTATTTCAGATGAAGGAGAACTAGGACCCAGAGCAAAAGCTGAAAGAGATAGTAAAAGACCAGTTTGGTTCCAAACAATTGAAAAAATTTATTGGCCAATTATTGTTGCAGTTTTTCTATGCCAAGGTTTTTTGTTAGGAAATTGGGGATCAAATTGGATTATTTTTCCTGTAGCAGGGATCATCTTTGGGATATTAGAAAGTATTTTCAGTAAAAATGAATAA
- a CDS encoding PadR family transcriptional regulator, which yields MIGSDAIRGYNDTFILSVLQEGDSYGYAISKRITEISENNYSIKETTLYSAFNRLEKNGFIESFPGQITHGKKRTYYKITLSGKEYLEEKIAEWVLTKKVVERFIKEEK from the coding sequence ATGATTGGCAGTGATGCAATCAGAGGGTATAATGATACATTTATTTTATCTGTATTGCAGGAAGGTGATTCATACGGATATGCGATCTCTAAAAGAATCACGGAAATTTCAGAAAATAATTATTCAATCAAGGAAACAACATTGTATTCTGCGTTTAACCGTTTAGAAAAAAACGGATTTATTGAATCGTTTCCTGGACAAATTACACATGGTAAAAAAAGAACATATTATAAAATAACATTGTCAGGGAAAGAATATTTAGAAGAAAAAATTGCAGAGTGGGTATTAACTAAAAAAGTCGTTGAACGCTTTATCAAGGAGGAAAAATAA
- the guaC gene encoding GMP reductase: MKVFDYEDVQLIPNKCIVNSRSECDTVVKLGKHTFKMPVVPANMQTIIDEEIAEFLAKNDYFYIMHRFDENARIPFIEKMNAKGLITSISVGVKEAEYGFVEELAERNLVPDYVTIDIAHGHSNAVINMIQHLKKHLPDTFVIAGNVGTPEAVRELENAGADATKVGIGPGKVCITKIKTGFGTGGWQLAALRWCAKAARKPIIADGGIRTPGDVAKSVRFGATMVMIGSLFAGHEESPGETKVENGVVYKEYFGSASEFQKGEKKNVEGKKIWIQHKGSLADTLVEMQQDLQSSISYAGGRDLEAIRKVDYVIVKNSIFNGDTI; encoded by the coding sequence ATGAAAGTTTTTGATTACGAAGATGTCCAGTTGATTCCAAACAAATGTATCGTGAATAGTCGTTCTGAATGTGATACAGTTGTGAAATTAGGGAAGCATACCTTTAAAATGCCAGTCGTACCTGCTAATATGCAGACGATTATTGATGAAGAAATTGCGGAGTTTCTAGCAAAAAATGATTACTTTTATATCATGCATCGTTTTGATGAAAATGCTCGAATTCCATTTATTGAAAAAATGAACGCTAAAGGCTTGATTACATCAATTAGTGTTGGTGTAAAAGAAGCTGAATATGGTTTTGTAGAGGAATTAGCGGAGCGGAATTTGGTTCCCGATTACGTAACAATTGACATTGCACATGGACACTCTAATGCCGTGATCAACATGATTCAACATTTAAAAAAACATTTACCTGACACATTTGTTATCGCTGGAAATGTTGGAACGCCTGAAGCAGTTCGGGAATTAGAAAATGCTGGAGCGGATGCGACAAAAGTTGGAATTGGTCCTGGTAAAGTTTGTATAACGAAAATCAAAACTGGATTTGGAACAGGCGGCTGGCAATTGGCTGCACTACGTTGGTGTGCAAAAGCTGCTAGAAAACCTATTATCGCTGACGGTGGGATTCGTACACCGGGAGACGTTGCGAAATCAGTTCGTTTTGGTGCAACAATGGTGATGATCGGCTCACTATTTGCGGGTCATGAAGAATCTCCAGGTGAAACAAAAGTCGAAAATGGCGTTGTTTATAAAGAATATTTCGGCAGTGCTTCTGAATTCCAAAAAGGTGAGAAGAAGAATGTTGAGGGCAAAAAGATTTGGATTCAACATAAAGGAAGTTTAGCGGATACGCTAGTAGAAATGCAACAAGATTTACAATCATCCATTTCTTATGCTGGTGGTCGTGATCTTGAAGCCATTCGTAAAGTAGATTATGTAATTGTAAAAAATTCTATTTTTAATGGTGATACTATTTAA
- a CDS encoding uracil-xanthine permease family protein encodes MTETQINKSKLTVGPNDDLSIGQSALLGIQHVLAMDVYVVPFIIASIIGLSTKESSALIQSTFIAAGIATIIQSYFCMKLPVAQGPSFIPIGAVAGIYFANSQSGNGWGTVLGASLIGAVLVIILGVTGIFNRLIKAFVPPIVGGTIIFIVGLSLMPVALNDNVFKATGDLGQNILLAVIAATSLVLFAMIGSRFPGKGRIFRVSSVILALVIGSLAAQSMGILDLSQVGNASLISIPQLPFVDFHFSFDLSSIITMVIIYVVLMAETTGTWFAVSNVCEAPLTDENINRGVVGEGIGCLISSLLGTTPVTGYSTNAGIISITGVASKKVFVAAGAWFVVFGLSGKLSTLISSIPSPVIGGVFVIVCGIISISGIKVIKEVEISEKEMYVIAIPMILTLALTLIPKDFIQSLPQLLQYFFGSSVATASIAAILLNRILPAEKVEEQSVEHKEINAV; translated from the coding sequence ATGACTGAAACTCAAATAAATAAATCAAAATTAACGGTAGGACCAAATGATGATCTATCAATCGGGCAATCAGCTCTTTTAGGAATTCAACATGTTTTAGCGATGGATGTCTATGTGGTGCCATTTATTATCGCATCCATTATTGGACTGTCGACAAAAGAATCTTCAGCGTTGATCCAATCTACTTTTATTGCAGCAGGAATAGCGACAATTATTCAATCCTACTTTTGTATGAAACTCCCTGTTGCACAAGGTCCATCGTTTATTCCGATTGGGGCTGTTGCAGGTATTTACTTTGCGAATAGTCAAAGTGGTAATGGTTGGGGTACGGTTTTAGGTGCTAGTTTGATTGGTGCCGTTTTAGTGATTATTTTAGGGGTAACAGGCATTTTTAATCGTTTGATCAAAGCCTTTGTGCCACCAATTGTTGGCGGCACAATTATTTTTATTGTGGGTTTATCATTAATGCCAGTCGCCTTAAATGACAATGTTTTTAAAGCTACAGGAGATTTAGGTCAAAATATTTTGCTAGCAGTAATTGCGGCAACATCGCTTGTTTTGTTTGCGATGATTGGATCACGTTTTCCAGGGAAAGGTCGAATTTTTAGAGTTTCTTCTGTTATTTTAGCCTTAGTTATTGGAAGTTTAGCAGCTCAATCGATGGGGATTCTTGATTTATCTCAAGTTGGGAATGCATCACTAATAAGCATTCCGCAATTACCATTCGTAGATTTTCATTTTTCGTTTGATTTGTCCTCTATTATAACAATGGTGATTATTTATGTTGTACTGATGGCTGAAACAACAGGGACTTGGTTTGCAGTTAGCAATGTTTGCGAAGCACCGCTTACGGATGAAAATATCAATAGAGGAGTTGTGGGCGAGGGAATCGGGTGTCTTATTTCATCATTGCTTGGGACAACACCTGTTACTGGCTACTCAACAAATGCAGGAATCATCTCGATTACAGGAGTTGCAAGTAAAAAAGTATTTGTGGCAGCTGGCGCTTGGTTCGTTGTTTTTGGTTTGTCTGGTAAGTTATCAACCTTAATTTCGTCAATTCCTTCACCTGTAATTGGTGGCGTTTTTGTTATTGTATGTGGAATTATTTCAATCAGTGGAATCAAAGTGATCAAAGAAGTTGAGATTAGCGAAAAGGAAATGTACGTCATTGCGATCCCGATGATTTTAACCCTTGCGTTAACGTTGATACCAAAGGACTTTATTCAATCCTTGCCACAACTTCTACAATATTTCTTTGGTTCATCTGTAGCAACTGCCTCAATAGCTGCAATACTTTTAAACCGTATCTTACCTGCAGAAAAAGTCGAAGAACAAAGTGTTGAACATAAGGAGATAAATGCTGTATAA
- the guaD gene encoding guanine deaminase has protein sequence MFKFVVKGTAFSSIDSKNVKVLENSLFGITETGKIGAIISPEEKNYEAIIQEYSEKNKLQELPQGQYILPGFIDLHVHAPQWAQAGTALDLPLYEWLNTYTFPLEAKFSDEHFAENVYSDLVSQLIKNGTTTALYFATVHRQSSLRLAEICSEKGQRGLVGKVVMDDQEQNPDYYRDATTDEALAETELFIQEVLKLNKETPQGVYPVVTPRFIPSCTDDSLKGLGALAAKYDVHIQSHCSESDWAHEFVQERFGKNDAFALNDFGLLTEKAIMAHCGFLSDEDMELFAEKGTAVAHCPISNAYFGNAVTPIAKLLNEYQVETGLGSDISGGFSPSLFDNIRQAVISSRMLADGVDKDCCSEKRGISGSSITLNEAFYLATAGGGESLSLPIGKLAVDYAWDVQIVDSKKLPIFSESEPLMEIFQKILYLLRPEDITEVWVQGRKVHDNNTKEQEVQV, from the coding sequence TTGTTTAAATTTGTCGTTAAAGGAACAGCATTTTCAAGTATTGATTCAAAAAATGTAAAAGTTTTAGAGAATTCACTATTTGGCATTACAGAAACAGGGAAGATCGGTGCTATTATTTCTCCAGAAGAAAAAAATTATGAAGCTATTATTCAAGAATATTCGGAAAAAAATAAACTTCAAGAATTACCTCAAGGACAATATATTCTTCCAGGTTTTATTGATCTTCATGTTCATGCACCTCAATGGGCACAAGCTGGGACAGCACTTGATCTCCCATTATATGAATGGCTTAATACGTATACTTTTCCGCTGGAAGCTAAATTTTCTGATGAGCATTTTGCGGAGAATGTGTATTCAGACTTAGTTTCACAATTAATAAAAAACGGAACAACGACAGCACTGTATTTTGCAACAGTTCATCGTCAGTCTAGTCTGCGCTTAGCAGAAATCTGTAGTGAAAAAGGTCAAAGAGGTTTAGTTGGTAAAGTCGTAATGGACGATCAAGAGCAAAATCCTGATTATTATCGAGATGCTACAACGGATGAAGCACTCGCAGAAACAGAATTATTTATTCAAGAAGTACTAAAATTAAACAAGGAAACACCTCAAGGCGTTTATCCAGTTGTAACACCTCGTTTTATTCCAAGTTGTACAGATGATTCTTTAAAAGGATTAGGTGCTTTGGCTGCTAAGTATGATGTTCATATCCAATCCCACTGTAGTGAAAGTGATTGGGCACACGAATTTGTTCAAGAGCGTTTTGGCAAAAATGATGCTTTTGCGTTAAATGATTTTGGATTACTTACAGAAAAAGCTATTATGGCGCATTGTGGTTTTCTGTCAGATGAAGATATGGAATTGTTTGCTGAAAAAGGAACAGCAGTAGCTCATTGTCCAATTTCTAATGCCTATTTCGGGAATGCGGTGACACCAATTGCCAAATTATTGAATGAATATCAAGTAGAAACGGGTTTAGGTAGCGATATTTCTGGTGGTTTTTCCCCAAGTTTATTTGATAATATCAGACAAGCAGTTATATCATCGCGAATGCTAGCAGATGGTGTTGATAAAGATTGCTGTAGTGAAAAACGTGGGATTTCAGGGTCAAGTATTACCTTAAACGAAGCATTTTATCTAGCAACGGCTGGCGGTGGAGAATCATTGAGCTTACCAATTGGAAAATTAGCGGTCGATTATGCTTGGGATGTTCAAATTGTTGATAGTAAAAAGTTACCAATTTTTTCTGAGTCAGAACCCTTGATGGAAATTTTTCAAAAAATTCTCTACCTGTTACGACCTGAGGATATCACTGAAGTTTGGGTTCAAGGAAGAAAAGTTCATGATAATAATACGAAAGAACAAGAGGTGCAAGTTTAA